In one Photobacterium swingsii genomic region, the following are encoded:
- the ribB gene encoding 3,4-dihydroxy-2-butanone-4-phosphate synthase produces the protein MNQSLLSPFGTAFQRVEAGLEAIRQGRGVLVVDDEDRENEGDIIFAAETLTPAQMALMIRECSGIVCLCLTDERVEQLELPMMVENNTSANETGFTVTIEAAQGVTTGVSAADRVTTIKAAIADGAKPSDLCRPGHVFPLKANAEGVLGRRGHTEATIDLMRLSGLKPYGVLCELTNPDGTMARLPEVIAFGEEHDMPVLTIEDLAAYRLAKETNTQETLAEIA, from the coding sequence ATGAATCAGTCTCTACTTTCCCCTTTTGGAACGGCTTTCCAACGTGTTGAAGCTGGATTAGAAGCAATCCGCCAAGGTCGCGGAGTACTTGTTGTTGATGATGAAGATCGTGAAAACGAAGGCGATATCATTTTTGCAGCAGAGACCTTAACACCAGCACAGATGGCATTAATGATCCGTGAATGCTCAGGGATTGTTTGCTTATGTTTGACCGATGAGCGTGTTGAACAGCTTGAATTGCCGATGATGGTAGAAAATAACACTAGCGCTAATGAAACTGGCTTTACTGTAACAATTGAAGCCGCACAAGGCGTGACAACGGGCGTTTCCGCTGCTGATCGCGTAACAACCATCAAAGCAGCCATTGCCGATGGTGCTAAACCATCCGATCTTTGCCGTCCAGGCCACGTCTTCCCATTAAAAGCAAATGCTGAAGGTGTGCTCGGTCGACGTGGTCATACTGAAGCAACCATAGATTTAATGCGCCTTTCAGGCTTGAAACCATACGGTGTATTGTGTGAACTTACAAACCCTGATGGCACTATGGCACGTTTACCTGAAGTGATTGCTTTTGGTGAAGAGCATGATATGCCAGTGTTAACAATTGAAGATCTTGCGGCGTACCGCCTAGCAAAAGAGACGAACACTCAAGAGACTTTAGCTGAAATCGCTTAA
- a CDS encoding DUF2986 domain-containing protein, whose protein sequence is MNRKKKVNQILKKRMKKTNSKLHKSNKPRYISKAERAKMEQEEALAAQNEAQTDAVVTEELDSEPKAAAE, encoded by the coding sequence ATGAACCGTAAAAAGAAAGTGAACCAGATCCTTAAGAAAAGGATGAAAAAGACTAACTCTAAGCTTCATAAAAGCAATAAGCCTCGCTATATCTCTAAGGCTGAGCGTGCAAAAATGGAGCAAGAAGAAGCTCTGGCTGCACAAAATGAAGCACAAACTGACGCTGTTGTGACGGAAGAACTAGATTCTGAGCCTAAAGCAGCCGCAGAATAA
- a CDS encoding dCMP deaminase family protein, whose translation MISKWAIRFNQMAELVASWSKDPSTQVGAVITKHNRIVSVGFNGYPHGISDSAETDDRDMKYLKTLHAEENAILFAKRDLDDCEIWVTHFPCPNCAAKIIQTGITAVHCPEQSEDFLSRWGEKIKVSQDMFEQANVEVDWLPVDELQEAP comes from the coding sequence ATGATTTCAAAGTGGGCAATACGATTTAATCAGATGGCTGAACTGGTTGCCTCTTGGAGTAAAGACCCTTCTACCCAAGTAGGGGCGGTTATCACCAAGCACAACCGTATCGTTTCAGTTGGCTTTAATGGTTACCCGCACGGTATTTCGGATAGTGCTGAAACTGACGACCGTGATATGAAGTATCTGAAAACGCTGCACGCTGAAGAGAATGCCATTCTTTTTGCGAAGCGTGACTTAGATGACTGCGAAATTTGGGTTACACATTTTCCATGTCCGAACTGTGCCGCAAAGATTATTCAAACTGGTATTACTGCTGTTCACTGCCCAGAGCAAAGTGAAGACTTTTTATCGCGTTGGGGTGAAAAAATCAAAGTTAGCCAAGATATGTTTGAACAAGCGAACGTAGAAGTGGATTGGTTACCTGTCGATGAGCTGCAAGAAGCACCTTAA
- a CDS encoding HlyU family transcriptional regulator produces MGFLSKLFGFNKEEKQPVVVDPIEHNGYLIYPEPISEGGQFRIAGRICKTIDGEIKTHTFIRSDLLGSKQDAETFMLDKARMFIDQNGDRMFK; encoded by the coding sequence GTGGGTTTCCTGTCAAAATTATTTGGTTTCAATAAAGAAGAAAAACAGCCAGTGGTTGTCGATCCGATTGAGCATAATGGATATTTGATTTACCCAGAGCCAATATCTGAAGGTGGCCAATTCCGTATTGCGGGACGCATTTGTAAAACTATCGACGGTGAAATCAAAACGCATACATTTATTCGCTCTGATCTCTTGGGTTCGAAGCAAGATGCAGAGACCTTCATGCTAGATAAAGCGAGAATGTTCATCGATCAAAATGGCGACCGTATGTTTAAGTAA
- a CDS encoding MDR family MFS transporter, with amino-acid sequence MKPQTVLASVALVIALGSLEKSIVTTPLPTIGEELGAGQALTWVITAYLLAATAVLPVYGKLSDIFGRVRMLNVGIVLFILGSVACGLAPDLPSLIAGRVLQGIGGGGLLALAFTVIADCIPARDVGKYQGYISAVYAVSSIAGPLLGGFFAENADWRWVFWINLPLGALAMWLVNRNLSHLSKGRRSSFDWKGAGLLMLLSTVLLLVVSPESTISNYILVPVLVVSTLLLVLVERKQTDPILPARLVHLDGYMMSVGLMMLSQLLMFAVLVYLPLQMQWQKQMTASESGMLMMIFMFSITTGAFSSGKLIARRGKYKPFVVVGFLLAAIALWILHSDLYVPLALGLAGLGLGFTIPSLSVVVQNVLPPADRGIGMSMFSYGRELGGAIGVAFCSALFHFQLSKSSTTSAVVNIDGHSQTSLADFSSAQLAEGFNFIYGGMAIVAVIALVLTLLMLRHQSLDN; translated from the coding sequence ATGAAGCCACAAACTGTCCTTGCTAGTGTTGCGTTAGTGATTGCACTGGGCTCACTAGAGAAAAGTATTGTGACAACGCCTTTGCCTACTATTGGTGAAGAGCTGGGTGCTGGCCAAGCACTGACTTGGGTGATTACGGCATATTTATTAGCAGCAACTGCTGTGCTGCCTGTCTATGGCAAATTGAGTGATATTTTTGGTCGTGTACGCATGCTAAATGTCGGCATCGTTTTGTTTATTCTTGGTTCGGTGGCGTGTGGCCTCGCACCAGATTTGCCGAGTTTAATTGCAGGACGTGTGTTGCAAGGTATTGGTGGCGGTGGACTGTTAGCACTGGCTTTTACCGTGATTGCAGATTGTATTCCAGCAAGAGATGTGGGGAAATATCAAGGGTATATTTCTGCTGTTTATGCAGTTTCAAGTATTGCAGGGCCATTACTGGGTGGCTTCTTTGCTGAGAATGCAGATTGGCGTTGGGTATTCTGGATTAATTTGCCATTAGGGGCATTAGCGATGTGGCTGGTGAATCGAAACTTATCACATCTAAGTAAAGGGAGGCGTTCTTCATTTGATTGGAAGGGCGCTGGTTTATTAATGTTGTTGTCTACTGTATTACTGCTAGTGGTATCGCCAGAATCCACCATCAGTAATTATATTCTTGTGCCTGTTCTAGTGGTTTCAACCCTTCTTCTGGTGCTTGTTGAGCGTAAGCAAACCGATCCTATCTTACCTGCGCGTTTGGTGCATCTTGATGGCTATATGATGAGTGTTGGCTTGATGATGCTGTCTCAGCTGCTAATGTTTGCTGTACTGGTTTATTTACCCCTACAGATGCAGTGGCAAAAGCAAATGACAGCATCTGAAAGCGGTATGTTGATGATGATATTTATGTTTAGTATCACTACAGGGGCATTTAGTAGCGGTAAGTTAATTGCTCGTAGGGGAAAATATAAGCCGTTTGTGGTGGTGGGATTTTTGCTGGCTGCGATTGCACTATGGATTTTACACAGTGATCTTTACGTACCACTAGCGCTTGGTCTCGCAGGGTTGGGGCTTGGCTTTACCATTCCATCGCTTAGTGTAGTGGTACAAAATGTGTTGCCACCGGCTGATCGTGGTATAGGGATGTCGATGTTTAGTTATGGCCGTGAACTTGGCGGAGCGATTGGTGTTGCATTTTGTTCGGCACTTTTTCATTTTCAGTTATCAAAATCGTCAACCACCAGTGCAGTGGTAAATATTGATGGCCATAGCCAAACATCGCTCGCTGATTTTTCTTCTGCTCAACTAGCAGAAGGCTTTAACTTTATTTATGGCGGAATGGCGATTGTTGCTGTGATAGCGCTAGTGCTGACTTTACTTATGCTACGGCATCAGTCATTAGATAATTAG
- a CDS encoding ABC transporter ATP-binding protein has product MPNTLLTINNLSVGFARGKEVSQVTHDVSVSIRRGETLALVGESGSGKSVTANAILRLLPKATARYINGTIDYDGIDMLSCSERKMRGLRGNRIGMIFQEPMMSLNPLHRIGRQLCETLAIHRGMRPKQAEQHALTWLNKVGIRNPERRLNAYPHELSGGERQRVMIAMALVNEPELLIADEPTTALDVSVQAQILDLLKSLQQEMGMAMLFITHDLSIVRKIADRVAVMQLGRLVETDDKQVIFTSPSHPYTKKLIDSDPKGSPVSVDMQSEPLFKVDDLRVWFPIKGGILKRTIAHIKAVTDVSFVLRKGHSVGLVGESGSGKSTTGMAILKLLESEGVIEFDGHDISALDRKEMLPFRHKMQVVFQDPFSALNPRMSVAQIIGEGLKVHAQLSADEEDAAICKVMEEVELDITTRHRFPNEFSGGQRQRIAIARALVLKPEFILLDEPTSSLDRTVQAQVLELLKTLQEKYGLSYLFISHDLNVVKSLCHYTLVLRQGEVVEQGGTAEIFTEPKHEYTQQLVNLSTVDKIA; this is encoded by the coding sequence ATGCCTAACACTTTACTAACCATCAACAATTTATCGGTAGGCTTTGCCAGAGGTAAGGAGGTAAGCCAAGTTACGCACGATGTGAGTGTAAGTATTCGTAGAGGTGAAACGCTTGCTTTAGTGGGGGAAAGTGGCTCGGGAAAATCAGTGACAGCGAACGCTATTTTACGTTTATTACCTAAAGCGACAGCACGCTATATTAATGGCACAATTGATTATGACGGCATAGATATGCTGAGCTGTAGCGAGCGTAAGATGCGAGGGTTACGGGGTAACCGAATAGGGATGATTTTCCAAGAACCTATGATGTCACTTAATCCCTTGCATCGAATTGGTCGCCAGTTGTGCGAAACATTAGCCATTCATCGAGGTATGCGGCCTAAGCAAGCTGAACAGCACGCTCTGACTTGGCTCAATAAGGTGGGGATTCGCAACCCTGAAAGGCGCTTAAATGCGTATCCTCATGAGTTATCAGGCGGCGAGCGTCAACGTGTCATGATAGCGATGGCGCTAGTGAATGAGCCAGAATTACTGATTGCCGATGAACCCACTACGGCGTTAGATGTATCAGTACAAGCTCAAATCCTTGATTTGCTAAAAAGCTTGCAGCAAGAGATGGGCATGGCAATGCTATTTATTACCCATGATTTGAGTATCGTTCGTAAAATAGCCGATAGGGTTGCAGTGATGCAGCTTGGCCGTTTGGTCGAGACCGATGATAAACAGGTAATATTCACAAGCCCAAGCCATCCTTATACTAAGAAGTTAATTGATTCTGATCCAAAAGGTTCACCCGTTTCTGTTGATATGCAGTCTGAGCCTTTATTCAAGGTGGATGACTTACGCGTCTGGTTTCCGATTAAAGGGGGGATTCTTAAACGAACCATTGCGCACATAAAAGCGGTTACAGATGTGAGTTTTGTTTTACGAAAAGGGCACAGTGTTGGTTTAGTGGGGGAAAGCGGCAGTGGTAAATCGACGACAGGGATGGCGATATTAAAATTGCTCGAAAGTGAAGGTGTTATTGAATTTGATGGGCACGATATTTCAGCGTTAGATCGCAAGGAGATGTTGCCGTTTCGTCATAAAATGCAGGTAGTATTTCAAGACCCTTTTTCGGCATTAAATCCTCGAATGTCAGTCGCTCAAATTATCGGTGAAGGGTTGAAGGTGCATGCGCAGCTTTCAGCGGACGAAGAAGACGCTGCGATTTGTAAGGTGATGGAAGAAGTTGAACTGGATATCACTACTCGCCACCGTTTCCCGAATGAATTTTCAGGAGGGCAACGTCAGCGGATTGCGATTGCACGCGCGTTAGTATTAAAGCCTGAATTTATCTTGTTGGATGAGCCGACATCCTCCTTAGATCGTACTGTCCAAGCACAAGTATTGGAACTGCTAAAAACCTTACAGGAAAAATACGGTTTAAGTTATTTATTTATAAGTCATGACTTAAATGTCGTGAAGTCTCTATGTCATTACACTTTGGTGCTGCGCCAAGGAGAAGTGGTTGAACAGGGTGGAACCGCAGAAATATTTACCGAACCAAAGCACGAATATACTCAGCAATTAGTTAACTTATCGACTGTTGATAAAATTGCATGA
- a CDS encoding hydrolase, which produces MLDTDNTALVIIDVQGKLAQIMYQRDELFSQLQVMVKGAQLMKLPIIWVEQIPDKLGTTIPELQNLLTDQSPIAKNTFSACGNHKFQAALEASQCSNIMVVGIEAHICVYQTAMDLHLAGHHVEVVTDAVSSRHPANKQLALDKMALAGIKMTSTEMALFELQRVAEGDQFKQLLSIIK; this is translated from the coding sequence ATGCTCGATACTGATAACACCGCACTTGTAATAATTGATGTGCAAGGCAAACTTGCTCAAATCATGTATCAACGTGATGAGTTGTTTAGCCAATTACAAGTTATGGTGAAAGGTGCGCAACTGATGAAGCTACCTATTATTTGGGTTGAGCAAATTCCAGATAAACTTGGGACAACCATTCCTGAGCTACAGAATTTGCTAACAGATCAGTCTCCTATTGCCAAAAACACCTTTAGTGCCTGTGGCAACCACAAGTTTCAAGCCGCGTTAGAAGCAAGCCAGTGCAGTAATATTATGGTCGTGGGCATCGAAGCGCATATTTGTGTCTATCAGACAGCCATGGATCTTCACCTTGCAGGGCATCATGTAGAAGTTGTCACCGATGCCGTCTCTTCACGCCACCCTGCTAATAAGCAGCTCGCATTGGATAAAATGGCACTCGCTGGTATAAAAATGACCAGTACTGAAATGGCACTATTTGAACTTCAGCGTGTTGCTGAAGGAGATCAATTCAAGCAGTTACTTTCTATCATTAAATAA
- a CDS encoding aspartoacylase has product MDKINTVAIVGGTHGNEYSGIYLLRQWDKQPEIISRSTFSTETVFANEKAFEQNKRYVDFDLNRQFSHDDLNNPNLRGYEQCLAKSLNQQLGPKGDARTDFIIDLHNTTSNMGPSLILLQSDEFNRKMGAYVKQHMPSAVVVFEDHASVEEHFFLSSLSPQGVIVEIGPQPQSVIRQDVLDWMAEMTKHILDFIELHNQADVPALPRTYEAFKYTETLSLPLDEAGERAGMVHHSVQDGDFKPLKDGDPIFTLFDGTEIFWEGDYIAYPHFINEAAYYDNNLAMSLAEKLIVHTD; this is encoded by the coding sequence ATGGATAAGATCAATACGGTTGCGATTGTTGGCGGTACTCATGGTAATGAATATTCGGGTATTTATTTACTGCGTCAGTGGGATAAGCAACCTGAGATAATTTCACGAAGTACTTTTTCAACGGAAACAGTATTCGCTAATGAAAAAGCCTTTGAGCAAAATAAGCGCTATGTTGATTTTGACTTAAATCGCCAGTTTAGCCACGATGATCTGAATAACCCGAATTTACGTGGCTATGAGCAATGTTTGGCAAAGTCACTCAATCAGCAGTTAGGTCCTAAAGGGGATGCACGAACCGACTTTATTATCGATCTGCATAATACCACCAGCAATATGGGGCCTTCGCTGATCTTACTACAATCTGATGAATTTAATCGCAAGATGGGTGCCTACGTTAAACAGCATATGCCATCAGCAGTTGTGGTATTTGAAGATCATGCATCGGTTGAGGAGCACTTTTTTCTTAGCTCACTGTCACCACAAGGTGTGATTGTTGAAATTGGACCGCAACCTCAGTCGGTTATTCGTCAAGATGTACTTGATTGGATGGCTGAAATGACTAAGCATATTCTTGATTTTATTGAGTTACACAATCAAGCTGATGTACCGGCTTTACCTCGTACATATGAAGCGTTTAAATATACTGAAACCTTATCACTACCATTAGATGAAGCAGGTGAACGTGCTGGTATGGTTCATCATTCTGTACAAGACGGTGACTTTAAACCGCTAAAAGATGGCGATCCAATATTTACTTTATTTGATGGCACAGAAATTTTTTGGGAAGGGGATTACATCGCTTACCCACATTTCATTAACGAAGCCGCGTATTACGATAATAACTTGGCCATGTCTTTGGCTGAAAAGCTTATCGTCCATACGGATTAG
- the nagA gene encoding N-acetylglucosamine-6-phosphate deacetylase, giving the protein MPLRAITNVDVFDGNNIISNQAIILQGDEIIDVLPLDQATLPDVVIDGKGALATAGFIDIQINGCGGVLLNTDIRKATLDTMNTTNLRHGTTQYLPTFITSPEAPMKAVVDMVAGIANPTAEGILGLHLEGPFISKAKKGAHQEDCIRKLDEVTAHYLADNAAHISVITLAPENTSQQVIDILTSAGITVSLGHTNSTYDECAEKKGLTMATHLYNAMTPLGSREPGTVGYIFDQKPHAGIIVDGIHSSYASVRIAHQQLGEKLFMVTDAVNPAGTDMTEYDMAGTKAYVTDGKCHYADGTIAGAAITMIEGVKNLIKHVGVSKEEALRLASLYPAKALGLDDNYGRIAKGYKANITLLSDDLAVTSVFQMGTEHNYS; this is encoded by the coding sequence ATGCCTTTACGTGCTATCACTAATGTCGATGTTTTCGATGGAAACAACATCATTTCAAACCAAGCAATCATCCTTCAGGGTGATGAAATCATTGATGTATTACCATTAGATCAAGCCACGCTTCCTGACGTTGTGATTGATGGTAAAGGCGCGCTGGCAACTGCGGGATTCATTGATATTCAAATAAATGGCTGCGGTGGTGTGTTACTTAATACCGATATTCGTAAAGCCACACTTGATACCATGAATACAACTAATCTACGCCATGGTACGACCCAGTACTTACCAACCTTTATTACTAGCCCTGAAGCGCCAATGAAAGCCGTTGTTGATATGGTTGCAGGCATTGCTAACCCAACAGCAGAAGGTATTTTAGGTTTACACCTCGAAGGACCTTTTATTAGTAAAGCTAAAAAAGGGGCTCACCAAGAAGATTGTATTCGCAAGCTAGATGAAGTGACTGCACATTATCTTGCCGATAATGCAGCACATATCAGTGTTATCACACTGGCACCTGAAAATACCTCACAGCAAGTTATTGATATTCTGACTTCAGCAGGCATCACAGTGTCACTGGGGCACACCAACTCTACTTATGACGAATGTGCAGAGAAGAAAGGTCTGACAATGGCGACACACTTATATAATGCGATGACACCATTAGGTTCGCGTGAGCCAGGCACGGTCGGCTACATCTTCGATCAAAAACCACATGCTGGCATCATTGTTGATGGGATTCACTCTTCATACGCTTCCGTTCGCATCGCACACCAACAACTGGGCGAAAAACTCTTCATGGTCACCGATGCAGTCAACCCTGCGGGTACTGATATGACAGAGTACGACATGGCAGGCACAAAAGCTTACGTTACTGATGGAAAATGTCACTACGCTGACGGCACGATTGCTGGTGCTGCCATCACCATGATTGAAGGCGTAAAAAACCTCATCAAACATGTTGGCGTATCCAAAGAAGAAGCACTACGACTTGCGAGTCTCTATCCTGCAAAAGCATTAGGCTTAGACGATAACTACGGCAGAATTGCGAAAGGCTATAAAGCAAACATCACTTTACTTAGCGATGATCTCGCTGTTACTTCTGTATTTCAAATGGGAACAGAACATAACTACAGCTAA
- a CDS encoding DmsC/YnfH family molybdoenzyme membrane anchor subunit, whose amino-acid sequence MSWSDWPFITSSVFSQLAIGAFISLACVILSGKLCFGQSDRVHRTMPALWLMLFVSLILREGNLMLMQVNSPYSLTNEVLLAIVFFGFAICYWFVEKGLVATEGFRKILLVNVMVIGIAYLVNGFVVRSTHWLVVSHFIATTLVGGMLFAHAALVRAQHKVEAVNHVFPVAGTLLAIVCFVMGASQLGDLEALAETQNQVGPLIAQIISLGLLVAAVGVWLMPLITRSKPVQGVMTFALLLIFISSLFAGVGV is encoded by the coding sequence ATGTCTTGGTCCGATTGGCCATTTATTACGTCGAGTGTATTTTCTCAGCTCGCAATTGGCGCATTTATTTCGTTAGCTTGTGTGATTTTAAGTGGCAAGCTCTGTTTTGGGCAAAGTGATCGTGTTCACCGAACTATGCCTGCATTATGGCTCATGTTGTTTGTTTCTTTGATCTTACGAGAAGGAAACTTGATGCTAATGCAGGTAAATTCGCCATACTCGCTGACGAATGAAGTGCTGCTTGCGATAGTGTTCTTTGGTTTTGCGATCTGCTACTGGTTTGTAGAAAAAGGGTTAGTGGCAACAGAAGGATTTCGAAAAATATTACTTGTTAATGTGATGGTGATTGGCATTGCTTATCTTGTGAATGGCTTTGTTGTTCGTTCGACACATTGGCTGGTCGTGTCTCACTTTATAGCAACAACACTCGTTGGTGGAATGTTGTTTGCTCATGCTGCTCTAGTTAGGGCGCAGCATAAGGTGGAAGCTGTTAATCACGTTTTTCCAGTAGCTGGAACCTTGCTTGCCATAGTGTGCTTTGTTATGGGCGCCAGTCAGCTTGGTGACCTAGAAGCGTTAGCTGAAACACAGAATCAAGTTGGACCATTAATTGCGCAAATTATTAGCTTAGGCTTATTAGTTGCAGCTGTAGGTGTGTGGTTAATGCCACTGATCACTCGTTCTAAGCCTGTGCAGGGTGTTATGACATTTGCACTATTGCTGATTTTTATATCGTCATTGTTTGCTGGTGTAGGTGTATAA
- a CDS encoding bifunctional metallophosphatase/5'-nucleotidase, which translates to MTQHRAAKITIAHINDTHSHFEPSAIQFNLPMPTEQGESLPVYASCGGFSRVSSAVQDVKKQAYLHGREFMFVHAGDCFQGTLYFSLYKGIANAKLLNAIGVEAMALGNHELDMGNQTVADFLDHTNFPLLAANWDLTQEDQSKANPLQPKPNVLSYKPATDESPAYGRYLVKSVDGEKIAVFGLAIENMEGIANPDPDTHFLNVLKVAKETVSVIRANGINKIVVLSHLGYARDLLLAEELDGVGAIIGGHTHTMQGDFSNLGYGVTDDYARMLSGTCVVQAGCNAMSLGQLELDFNADGSVERAGGVHQLLLGRQFTFDASRTEHLEEGQHQAVKAYLQAQPNVRFCVKDPEIENLLNSDYRPAVRQLQTQHITKVAEPLRHTRIPDAKGPSQIAPLVVDAFRWQGIQQGYDVDFAIHNAGGVRASLNPGPLTSADIAGRLLPFAIGLMVYKVKGKYLRQALEGAINNAIDNGVEGTGSGSFPYVSNLRFTYRCCAEKGARVESLETFKEGEWRLIEDDVVYTSVSSGYTATGKEGYDALLNYEMEPVALNVTMAEAFEAYAYTLSELRAPDSIRVNYIPCQCADVA; encoded by the coding sequence ATGACTCAACATCGCGCAGCTAAAATTACAATTGCTCATATCAATGACACGCATTCACACTTTGAGCCTTCCGCCATTCAATTTAACTTACCTATGCCGACAGAGCAGGGTGAGAGTCTTCCTGTGTACGCCAGCTGTGGTGGATTTTCCCGTGTGTCTTCAGCTGTACAGGATGTAAAAAAACAAGCCTATTTGCATGGACGTGAATTTATGTTCGTTCACGCAGGTGATTGTTTCCAAGGAACACTGTACTTCTCGTTATACAAAGGGATTGCTAATGCGAAGCTTCTGAATGCTATTGGTGTAGAAGCCATGGCGTTAGGTAATCATGAGCTTGATATGGGAAATCAAACAGTCGCTGATTTTCTCGATCATACGAATTTTCCGTTATTAGCCGCTAATTGGGATCTTACCCAAGAAGATCAAAGTAAAGCGAACCCGCTACAGCCTAAGCCGAACGTATTAAGCTACAAGCCTGCGACAGATGAATCACCAGCGTATGGGCGTTATCTTGTTAAATCTGTAGATGGCGAGAAGATTGCTGTTTTTGGTTTGGCGATTGAAAACATGGAAGGGATCGCGAACCCAGATCCAGACACGCATTTTCTTAATGTGTTAAAAGTCGCGAAAGAAACCGTAAGCGTTATTCGTGCCAATGGCATTAATAAAATTGTTGTTCTAAGCCACTTAGGCTATGCCCGTGATCTTTTATTGGCAGAAGAATTAGACGGTGTTGGCGCTATTATTGGTGGCCACACGCATACCATGCAAGGTGACTTTTCAAATCTTGGTTACGGTGTAACTGATGATTATGCACGCATGCTTAGCGGTACTTGTGTTGTTCAGGCTGGTTGTAATGCTATGTCACTTGGTCAGCTTGAATTAGACTTTAATGCTGATGGGAGTGTTGAGCGTGCTGGTGGTGTTCACCAGTTGCTGCTTGGTCGTCAATTTACTTTTGATGCATCGCGTACCGAGCATTTAGAAGAAGGTCAGCACCAAGCAGTTAAAGCTTATTTACAAGCGCAACCCAATGTTCGTTTTTGTGTGAAAGATCCAGAAATCGAAAACCTTCTGAATAGTGACTATCGTCCTGCGGTACGACAGCTACAAACCCAGCATATTACTAAGGTGGCAGAACCCTTGCGCCACACTCGTATCCCTGATGCGAAAGGGCCGAGTCAAATTGCCCCGCTTGTTGTTGATGCGTTTCGTTGGCAAGGCATTCAGCAAGGGTATGATGTCGATTTCGCCATTCACAATGCGGGTGGGGTGCGTGCATCATTAAACCCAGGACCATTAACTTCTGCTGATATTGCCGGTCGTCTATTGCCATTTGCTATAGGCTTAATGGTTTACAAAGTTAAGGGTAAATACCTACGTCAAGCCCTTGAAGGCGCCATAAATAACGCTATTGATAACGGCGTTGAAGGTACGGGGAGTGGTAGTTTCCCTTATGTATCGAACTTGCGCTTTACCTATCGCTGCTGTGCCGAGAAAGGTGCGCGTGTTGAGTCGTTAGAAACCTTTAAAGAGGGTGAATGGCGACTGATCGAAGATGATGTTGTCTATACATCAGTATCTTCCGGCTACACCGCAACAGGTAAAGAAGGCTACGATGCATTGCTTAATTATGAGATGGAGCCGGTTGCATTGAACGTGACAATGGCTGAGGCGTTTGAGGCTTATGCTTATACGCTTTCTGAGCTTAGAGCGCCAGATTCGATTCGTGTTAACTATATTCCTTGCCAATGTGCGGATGTCGCTTAG